GATGCGCGGGAAATCGCGCTGTACGAGATGTACAAGGCGCACTACAGCTACGGGGTGTATATCGCGAGAAAGTTGGGCTAGCGCATGCCGGCGCGGGCCTGGTGCGCGGAGCGGCGCGTTCCATTTCAAGGAAAAAGACTACTACGGTGTCGAAGCGCTGAAATGCGGGTTGGGCCTGGCGGGAACCGGCGCTTCGGTATCATGGACCCAGGCCCGCATTGCCGCAAGCATTTCCTCCGCCCGAGCGGCCTCCACGAGAGCGAGATCGCGGGATTCGGAAATATCCTCGGCGAGGTTAAACAGTTCATAACGGTCATATTCATAATAGTATATTAGCTTGTAATCTCCCTTTATCATGGTCGTCGAAGGTACTGCCCGCCAGTAATTCGCCTCTCCCCGATAAACCGGCAGCACCTGATCCTGATCGCCGCCGCCCAGATAAAGCGGGAAATGGAAATACATCGCCCGGTCCGAATCAAACCGGTCTTCCTCGCCGCGCAAAAGGGGCATAATGGAATGGCCGTCAACGGGCTGTGATGACGGCGGCGCGACCGAAGCCATTTCGGCAAAGGTGGGCATCAGATCGATGCCGTTAATCGGTATGTCGCTTTTTGAACCCGGCTTGATGACTTTCGGCCAGCGAACGGCGAAAGGCGTGCGTATCCCGCCCTCGTAGAAGGTTCCCTTTCCCGCTCGAAGGGGGGCGTTGGAGGTATTCCGAGACGTGCCGCCGTTGTCCGAAGTGAATATGACCATCGTGTTTTCCACCAGGCCCGCCTTTTCCAGAGCCGCCATTACCCTGCCGGTGCTGATGTCCAGCTGCTCGATCATGGCGGCGTAAATGGCGCGGTCGTACTCCGTTGACAGCCGCCTGAGCTGGTCATATTCATCGGGATTGTATTCTCTGCTTATGGAAAACTCGTGATCCTCCTGATAAACCCCGAGCTTCTTCGCGAAGTAGCGGATGCGTTCCTCTCGGGCGACATTCGGGGAATGGGGTTCCCAGTGCGCCAGATACAGGAAGAATGGTGATTCACGGTTTTCAGCGATGAAATCCACCGCGGAATCGGTCAGGCGCTCGGCCACGGTCGCATCGTCATAAAAACGCTTTTCGCTTCCATCCTTGTTCGTGGTGAAGCCCGGCCTGCCATCCGCGGAACTTACATCAAAGCCCTGGTTATCGTCCCCGATATGCCACTTGCCGAATCGTGCGGAAACATACCCGGCGCGTTTGAGCATTTCCGCCAACGACTCAAAGCCGGGGTCCACGTTGTTAACGCTGACTTCAAAATCACTGAAAAACTCCGGGGGCGCATCGGCGGTGGGCGTCAGCCAGCGCATGTTGGAAATGCTCCCCCCTCTGGAATAGCCTTGCGGAAGATAAAGCCGGTGCCGGGGGCTGTACATCCCCGTCATCATGCTGGCGCGACTGGGAGCGCAATTGGCCGCAGCGGGATAGAAACGGTTGAAGATCATGCCTTCAGCGGCCAGACGATCAAGATTGGGGGTTTCGTAAAAACCCGCGTTGGTAAGCCCCTGGTAGCCAGCATCGGCCCATCCCATATCATCGGCATACAGGATGATAATATTGGGGCGACCGTCCCGGTTCTCACGGGCTGGCGTTGCGGGACTGGAAATCTCCAAACCGCCCGTGTCCATCGCCGTCAACACGGAACCCAACGCCAGGGAACCCAGAAACGCGCGGCGGTTCAGCGTTGTCGCTGACGGCAGCGGCTCGCGCTTTGAGTGCAGCATATGTTCGGACATACGAATTCCTCTCGCCCAACCCAGGTCATTCTAAGAAATGCCGCTACGCGAAGTCGAGGTATTTCCGCCGGCCCGCCAGTCGTAAGGGGTTCAGACGGCACACAACAAAACCCGGGCCACCCACCTGCTTCAGGCCGTCCCGACGAAAACCAGTTGCGGGTACGCGCCGTCGCCGAGGAGGTATGGGTCGTAGGCCCCGTCCAGCGTCGTGGCCTGCATGTGAAAGCCCGCTTCCGCGAAGGCCTGATCCCAGACCGCCCGCGGGAACAGCCCGAGCACGTGGCGGTCCGTGTGGACGGTCAGTTCCCCGCGCCGCCGGATCAGGTAGACCAGGGTGGCCTCGTAGGTCTCGGGGCGGTGCGGGTTGATGTAGTTGTTCTCCAGCAGGGTGACCCGCACGTCGTCCCGGGCGCCGGTGTAGGCGAAGTTGTTGTCCTGGAAGATTTCCCGTGGCTTGCACACGACGAGCAGGACGCCGCCGGGCTTGAGGTGCGCCGCGGCGGTCTCCAGGGCCGCCCGCAGGTCCTCGCGCGTCGTCATGTAGTCGATGCTGTCCGGGATGATGGCGGCATCGAAAACCCGGCCCAGGCGCACGGCGCGCATGTCCCCTTCGACATACGCGATTTCCGGATTCCGCCGCCGCGCGCGGTCGAGCATGCCCGGGCTAATATCGACCCCCGTCACGTCGAAATGCCGCTTGAACGTGGCGTCGTGCGCGCCCGCGCCGCAGCCCAGGTGCAGGAGGGTCCGCGGCGGCCCGGATGCGTGCTGCCGGAGCTGCGCGACGAAGCCCGACGCCTCCTCCGCGCAATCCGCCGGATCCGCAAGCAGGTCCTCGGTCCACGCGAGTTCGTTGTAGGCTTTCCAGGGCGAGGGCATGTGAGAGCTACCTTTGGGCGGGACGAAGCACCCGTACACCTCAGTGAAGGTTACGGCGG
This is a stretch of genomic DNA from Candidatus Hydrogenedentota bacterium. It encodes these proteins:
- a CDS encoding class I SAM-dependent methyltransferase, translating into MPSPWKAYNELAWTEDLLADPADCAEEASGFVAQLRQHASGPPRTLLHLGCGAGAHDATFKRHFDVTGVDISPGMLDRARRRNPEIAYVEGDMRAVRLGRVFDAAIIPDSIDYMTTREDLRAALETAAAHLKPGGVLLVVCKPREIFQDNNFAYTGARDDVRVTLLENNYINPHRPETYEATLVYLIRRRGELTVHTDRHVLGLFPRAVWDQAFAEAGFHMQATTLDGAYDPYLLGDGAYPQLVFVGTA
- a CDS encoding sulfatase, with amino-acid sequence MSEHMLHSKREPLPSATTLNRRAFLGSLALGSVLTAMDTGGLEISSPATPARENRDGRPNIIILYADDMGWADAGYQGLTNAGFYETPNLDRLAAEGMIFNRFYPAAANCAPSRASMMTGMYSPRHRLYLPQGYSRGGSISNMRWLTPTADAPPEFFSDFEVSVNNVDPGFESLAEMLKRAGYVSARFGKWHIGDDNQGFDVSSADGRPGFTTNKDGSEKRFYDDATVAERLTDSAVDFIAENRESPFFLYLAHWEPHSPNVAREERIRYFAKKLGVYQEDHEFSISREYNPDEYDQLRRLSTEYDRAIYAAMIEQLDISTGRVMAALEKAGLVENTMVIFTSDNGGTSRNTSNAPLRAGKGTFYEGGIRTPFAVRWPKVIKPGSKSDIPINGIDLMPTFAEMASVAPPSSQPVDGHSIMPLLRGEEDRFDSDRAMYFHFPLYLGGGDQDQVLPVYRGEANYWRAVPSTTMIKGDYKLIYYYEYDRYELFNLAEDISESRDLALVEAARAEEMLAAMRAWVHDTEAPVPARPNPHFSASTP